CAATCGACCTTGTTGATGCATGGCTAGTAGTGCAGGAAACATCCGGGTCATGCCAGGTGCAGTTTCGCCCAGAATATTATTTGGAAATGGCTGAGCTAATTGCGCCACACTTTTCGGCCAGCTTCCGTTTTGTTTCTTATATGTAATCATTGCACTTGACAGAGCTGCCGCGGTTTCTTGTTTGGCTGTCCAGGCCTTTGCCAACCGCTTGATCTCCGGTGATACTTCCGGTGGTTCACAGTTACACTGTTTGGCATCATAACTCTGTGCCGTTAATTTGCCACTGCTGTTCGTCTGAACGATGTATTTCACCGCCATATTGCGTTTCCATAATGTCCAGTTCCCCGCGACCTGCATTCCAAGCACAGCCGATGTTTGCACTTTCGCACCAGAACCTGACCATGCAGCTGCAAGTGCAGCCTCACCTTTGGCACCTCCACCGAATGCTCCAGCTGTAAACACATTGGAGTTCGCAACAAGAGCCAAGTCTTCCATCGGTTTATTTCCTGATTCGCTATCCATGGAATTGTCCGTCGATTCCAAAGCTGAAGCCAACGCCTCGGCAGCATCCCGATCGAAACCAGGAGCATCCGCAGGTGGTAATCCTGCCAGTACAAGCAGCATCAGCAGGGTGAGCCACATCTTGCGAACACGATGTTTTTTCTCCTTTTGCTCAGCCATTTCAACCAGCTTCTCCTGATAATCCACCCATATATCGGCCGGTGCTTTACTCCGCTCAAAAGCCTCGTAGACTTCACCCGCCTGTTGAAAACAATAGTTCGCCTTGGCCTCCTGCCCTTCACCCAAATATTCCTTACCGAGTAAATACCAGGCCATTTTATTATCTGGATGTTTCTTTACATATGTTCGTAGGTGAGTATTTTGCATCCGATCCTCCATTATTTCGCCTTTTTCCGTTTCTATATATATCGGCAAATGATGACAAGAAATCCATAGGACTTGAGTACCCGGATCTAAGCCTTAACATTCGACAAAAAAACACACCCCACTGTCCCAAAGACAGAAGAATGTGCTTTTGTATGTTCATATGAAAGGAATTAACCTTCTTTGTTGAAAGGTTCATCCGCAACTTTAATGGAGTCTGTAGGGCAGCCGTCGCAAGCGTCCTGCATATCGTCGAACAAGTCATCCGGAATTGCTTTGATCCCTTGGTTCGCATCTCCATCAAAGATTACTTCTGCCAAACCTTCATCATCATAGTCATAAATGTCTGGCGCCGTTGCTCCGCATGCTCCGCACGCAATACATGTATCTTTTTCTACCCAAGTATATTTACTCATTACCAATCTCTCCTCCTATTATTCAAAAACGTACAGTATTTTTATCTAGAAACATATTAATACAAAGTAAGAGTTATTACAAATCATTTTCACAGCCTCAAGACTCCATTATGCCCTATTTAATCGAGACTTTGCAAATTATCTTTTTGCAGCGACGTCCCCCGGACTTTATGATTGCGCAGTAATACGGAAGGATCATCCCCCAGCATGCCAGCAGTAACGACAGCATTTTCGCCAAATTTGTCACGTAACTGATCCATAATGCGAATCAGGTTCTCCTTCTTCGGCTTCTGCTCATATTCGAAGAGGTCAAGCTGTATCGCCGACTCCTCACGCGGAATCAACGTTTGGAGGGTCACACCCAACATTCGAACAGGCTTCCCGCCGCCCCAATGTTTCGCAAATAAAGCACAGGCCTCCCGGTATATGATCGATGCATCTTCAGTAGGCACTTCCATCATCCGTGATCTCGTTATTGTCTTCATATCGGGTGTACGAATCGTAATCTGAATGCCCTGACTGAGCATTTCGTGCTTGCGCAACCGTCTGGCAACCTGGTCACTTATATTAAGCAACACCCGATGCACATCATCCGGTTCAGATATATCCGCAGGCAACGTTGTTGTGTGCCCAATTGATTTGTTCGCTTCACGTTCAGCCTGAACTGCCGAATGATTAATGCCGTTTGCTGAATTTTTTAACCAAGAGCCATTAATTCCAAACACATCGGTTAACATCCGCTCATCTGATTTGGCCAGCTGTCCTATCGTTTCAATGCCTAGTTTCTTCAGCTTTTCCGCTGTCTTTTTGCCGATGCCAAACATCTCGTTACATGGTCTATGCCATAAAATCCGAGGTACATCCCTCATCCGCAAAATCGAGATACCATTCGGCTTTTTCAAATCAGAGGCCATCTTGGCGAGCAGCTTGTTGGGTGCAATTCCGATCGAACAGGGCATTCCCAGCTCTTCCCGGATTCTAGTCTGAATACTTTCCGCTATTTCCATCGGAGTACCGAACTGTCTGGACCCCGTAATATCGAGGTAACACTCATCGATTGAGGTCGCTTCAAGCAGCGGTGTATAACTGTAAGCTATTTTCATGAATTCTTTCGAATACCTACGATATAAATGAAAATCCGGACGAATCACAATTAAATCAGGACACTTCTTTAATGCTTGATGAACGACCATGCCTGTGGAAATGCCCCTGCGTCGTGCCGTGTACGAACAAGTGACTATGACACCTTTGCGCACTTCACTGCTGCCCGCAACGGCCGTCGCTTTTCCTCTATATAATTCCGGTTCCTCGGCTTCATGTACAGAGCAATAAAAAGCATTCATATCGACATGCAAAATAACTCGTCCGGCGGCAGGATAATATCGATCTACATTTATGTTGTTATGCGTCTCGTCTGAAGACATGATCCACCACCGCCCTTTCGTATACACAATTCCGTTAAATGCACTCTCTACTCTATTATATCAAAATCCCTTATGTAAAAATCATTTATATCCCCTTATTTTCGGAGAGATTTAACGATCGATCGAATGATACCCCACACGGCAACGACGATAATAGCGATTATAATGATTGAAATAACTATATTCTCCCAAACAAAGTTCATTCATTTCCCTCCATTTATAAAGACAAGATTTGAATCCATAATTAATCCTGGAATACTTGTATTTAGATGAAGCATAACATATTACAAGATAACGTTTACAGCTCACTTAACTCTACAATCCATCATTTGTTACACCAAATGGTGAATTCGATGTAGCATTTGGCGATAATGGTGCTATAATAATTAATTATACAAATTCACGATTTTAGGACAAATCTACACTTTGAATTTAATACAGTGTAGCGGTACAGAATCGAAGGATTCGTCACCAACATTCTAATATGTTTTTTAAACATACCATTAAACTTTCTAAAAAAAAGCGCTTCATCTTAAAGGAGGATCTTCATGTCAAAGGCCATCTCCATCTTCGATACGACTTTACGTGACGGCACACAAGGGGAGGGAGTCAGCTTATCGGCAGATGACAAGCTCAAAATTGCCAAGAAGCTCGATGACCTGGGTGCTCATTATATTGAAGGCGGAATCCCAGGCAGCAATACCAAGGACATTGAGTTTTTCAAAAGAGTCAAGGAACTGAACCTGAACGCGAAGGTTGTCGCTTTTGGCAGTACACGTCGTAAAGGCAGCATCGCCAGTGAAGACGCCAACTTGAAGCGCATGCTCGAGTCCGGTGCTCAGGCCGCAACTCTGGTTGGGAAATCATGGGATTTTCACGTACACACAGCTTTGCAAACCACTTTGGAAGAAAACCTGTCCATGATCTACGACTCCATTGCCTATCTGAAACAAAATGGTATGGAAGTCATCTTTGATGCAGAGCATTTCTTTGACGGATTTAAGCACAATCCGGAGTATGCACAGGCTGTGTTGACCAAAGCCCATGAAGCTGGAGCGGACTGGCTTGTGATGTGTGACACCAACGGCGGAACGATGCCGCATGAGGTGTACGAGATCGTGTCCACTCTCGCTGGACGACTTCCTCAAGCCCATCTGGGCATTCATACACATAATGACTGTGAACTTGCTGTAGCCAACACCTTAAGCGCAGTACAAGCTGGTGCCAGACAGGTCCAAGGTACAATGAACGGGTATGGAGAGCGATGTGGCAACGCCAATCTGGCTTCGATTATCCCTAACCTGCAACTGAAGCTTGGATATGAGTGCGTTTCTGAGGATTCAATGAGACAGCTCACGAATGTTGCCCGTTATGTCAGTGAGATTGCCAACGTAAATATGCCAATCAACCAGCCTTATGTCGGAAATGCGGCTTTCGCTCACAAAGGCGGTATTCACGTCTCTGCCATATTGCGCGATTCCCGGACCTACGAACACATCGTTCCTGAGTTGGTTGGTAACAAACAGCGTGTGCTCGTCTCCGAACTGGCAGGACAAAGCAACATTGTGTCCAAGGCGCAGGAACTGGGTCTTGAGTTCGACCCAAGCAGTGCCAACTCACGTCAGATCATTGAGAAAATCAAAGATCTGGAACATCAGGGCTATCAGTTCGAAGGTGCCGATGCCTCTCTTGAACTGTTGATCCGTGAAGCCAACGGTGACATGAAAGAATTGTTTACCTTTGAATCGTTCAAGATGCTTGTTGAAAAAGTGGCTGGCAAGTCTGTTGTTTCGGAAGCCTTTGTTAAACTTAACGTAGGCGGAACAAGTGCGTATACCGCAGCGGAAGGCAATGGTCCGGTCAATGCACTGGATAACGCGCTTCGGAAAGCACTTGTGCAGTACTTCCCTTCCCTTGCCAACATGCATCTGTCCGACTATAAAGTACGTGTTCTGGATGAAAAAGATGCTACTGCCGCAAAGGTTCGTGTATTAATTGAATCCAAAAACACAGAAAACACGTGGAATACCGTCGGTGTATCCGAGAACGTGATTGAAGCGAGCTGGGAAGCCCTCGTACACAGCTTCCGTTATGCCCTTCTTCAGGAAAAATTGCAGGACGAGCCTGGCGTAGTCAACATCCCTGCTCACGGTCTAAGCAACCATTAATGCATATTTCCCGGAAAATAAAAGAAGCGCCTCTCTCCAAAAAACTTTGGAAGACAGGCGCTTTTGCTTTTCGCTTGGCTAGCTTCTTGCATGATAGCTTTTTGCTTGGTTAATCCGCAATTAACTCCTTAATTTTGCGCTCCAGCTCTTTCTCAGGCAAAATCCCCAAGATAATTTCCTGAACGACACCTCGGGAATCAATCAATACATTCGTCGGAAAAGCTAAACCGTTATATTTGGCATATGCTGTTCCGTCTTCATCAAGCAAAATAGGGAACGTCAGTTTGTATTTATCTACAAAAGCTTTGGCATCCCTGATTTTATCGTACGTGGTTACGTTCACACCGTACAGATCCAGTTTGTCCTTGTATTTTGCTGCCAATGTATTGAGCGCAGGAGCTTCCTGCTTGCACGGTTCACACCAGGATGCCCAGAAACTGACGAAGATGGCCTTTTCCTTGGCTCCACCTACAGCGTAGGTTTTCCCATCCATGGCTTTCAAAGAGAATGCTGGTGCCAGTAAACCTGCTTTCGGCCCCGTCTCCGTGGGCATCGGCTCCTCTTGTTTAAACACGGCTGCGATTCCGTTGTCTGCATTTTGAGCCAAAGCAATGCCCACCAGCAAAACAACACCCAGCAGTATGTATATATTTCGTTTCATGACCAGCCACCCTTTTGTATAATCAAACCTATTGAGATTCACGTTCTTCTAACATGTGAGATATTTCAAGCTCTCTCTCATATTGTACCCTTTTCCTTTAAAATTTTACAATCCGGGTCACACAAAATAAAATAAAAAAGGACTCCTGCCGAAGCAGGAGCCAAAGAGAGAGGGGTGAATACAAATGGCAGCACTTCACGAGCAGCAAAACACCTTCTACATCCCTTCCTCCGTAGAGCAGGAGATGTCTAAGTACATGTTCGCTTCGCTGCCGCAGGAAGCCTGCGGGGTTGTGCTGGGTGAAGCCGCAGCGGGCGGCATACGAATCAGTCGGTTTCAGCCCATTCGTAACGTAGCGCCTGACCCGCTGCACCATTTCGCATTGGAAGATGCAGAATGGATCCGATGTGTGTTCAATGAGCCACAACTTATCGGGCTCTTTCACTCCCACCCTCGAACCACGCCCATTCCTTCCAATGAGGATCTGCGCAACCTACCACTTTTCGCTGGACTACTCCAGGTCTATTTTATAGGCGCGCCTGATCTTACGGCTGATACACCATCAAAGATGCTTCTAAATGGTTATCAAATTCATTCAAATGTTGATTCAAGCATTGGAATGAGTCCTGGCCAATCATACAGCTTACAGCCCGCCCGGCTAAGCGTGACTTAACTGGGTGTACAGGTCACCCAATGTTTCTACATTTTTGTGAGACATATCCTCCAGATAACAGGACCATAACTGTGCAGTCATTTTTGCGTCCTCCAAAGCATGGTGCCGTCCGTAGATCGGAATGCCTTTGGATTCCAGCAATTCATCCAGACCATAGCCCGGTCTGCTCGGTTCAAGCCAACGCGCCAGCATCATCGTATCGATGAGCCGGTGCGTTAGCCTTACTTTGGATGTCCGCCACAAGGCCGCATTCAGAAAAGCCCGATCATGCGCGCTTGCATGGGCAACCAGTACACTTCCGCCAACAAAAGACATGAAGTCATGCAGACCTTCCAGGAGCGACGGAGCATCCATCGTCATTTGCTGTGTAATTCCCGTCAGTTCCGTAATGTGTTCCGGAACAGAGACTTTGGACTGAACCAATGTGTAGAACTGCTCATTCTCCAGCATCACACCACCATTAATACGCACCGCCCCAAAGGAAAGGATCTCATCCCCATGCTGGGGAGAGAAGCCCGTCGTTTCCAGATCAAATACGACAGCATTCAATTCGTTTAAAGGCGTGTGAAGCGCCTCGGGTCTGCGCTGTTCTCTCATCATCGAACGGATAAACGCCATATGTTGCGCCGTTGGGGCTCCCATTATGGAAGCGATGGCGGAAGGAACCCCTCCCTGGCGCAGCGAATTCCAGAATCCTGTATTGCCCCTTGCCGGCTCTCTCATGGACGTCTCCTTTCTGCAAAACGAAGTTGTCTTTGCAGCGCACGATGTACTCGCCGCACCAACCCTAACGTATCCCGGAGTTCATAAAGCATTTGTTTTTCCTTCAACTGTTTCTCATTCAGAAAACCACCGCTATGCTGCAACCCTTGTTTCATCACAATGGGTGTACTGCGGCGCAGCTTCAAAGCCGTCATAAATGCACGCTGAGCTGCATCCAGCAAAGTAAGCGGAACTGCTTCGAGTGATACCAACCTCTGAATTCGTTTGAGCGTGGACGTTTCTTTGATGCCATGCTGCAAAGCCAGAAAACGTGCACTATTCACCAGCGGAATATACAAGCCGTACTTCACATCAAATCCACCTGCATGTTCACCGAATCGTTCCGTTACCACCCTTCCAAGAATGTTCAGTGTCGCCTTGTGTTTAACGGTATTGCGCAGCACGGCATCGGAAAGCTCAGGAACCGATCTGAACCCTTCATAAAATGCAGATATCCATTCCTCCGCAAGCTCTGGCTCACCCGCAACAAAACGCATGTCTGAAGCGATAATCAGATTGCGAACCGGCTCCCAGGACAGGTCCGATCCCCATGCTTTCAATTGTTCCTTCCAGGATTCCAGTGTTTTCCTCCATAAAGGCTCCGAACACATCACTTTGCCTTCACATTTGGCGTAGCCAAGCTCCTCCAGCATATCGGTCATTCGAAGTCCGAGTTCGGCAAAATATACCTCTTTCCCCTCATCCGGGGCATCGCTGATAATCATGCCATTATCCTGATCACTCCATAACGTCGCTTCCTGCCTGCCGGAACTACCAAAAACGATAAAGGCATAGGGGACGGGAGGTTGGCCTAGGCCTTCCTCTACCATCCCCTGGATGCATAACTCTACTGCTCGCCGAGCAACCCGGTCATGCAGTTCATTTACCGTCTGGTACCATTCGATCGGCGACAAGGAAGCGGACAACAGTTCCTGGAGCTCATTCTGCAATATCACACGCGCCTGACGCAGTTCTTGAGAAGATGCCGCACCATCTATTCCCTGATAGGACCAGGATTGATTTATATACGGGATGGGTTCCATCATGTCCTGCCTCCTTGAAGCATGATTCAGCAATCATTCCTCTTAGGAGCTGAACGTACCGCCATTGGATTTAGTTTCTACATTTTTCATTTGTTCAGGGTACCCGTAAGTACCATGCTCACTTAAATCCAGCCCCATCGTTTCTTCTTCTTCCGTTACACGGATTCCCATGATAGCTTTCATACCACCCAGAATAATGAAGGACATGATCAGAACGAAGGCAAATGCGCCTGCCAGACCCAGAAGCTGAACGCCCAGTTGGTGGAAACCGCCACCGTAGAACAATCCCGCTTGACCTACACCTGCATTCTCAGCAAGTTCTGGTGTTGCGAACAAACCCGTGGAGATCGCTCCCCACATACCGGCAATACCGTGTACAGAGAAGGCGTAGATTGGATCGTCAATTCCTTTGCGTTCAAAGAATTGAGCAGTGAAGAATGTAATAATACCTGCCAGAGCACCAATAACCAGTGCTGCCCACGGTTCAACGAATGCACAAGCACCTGTGATGGCAACGAGTGCCGCAAGCACCCCGTTCAGCATGCTAGGAATATCGGATTTACCCAATACAGCCCATGAGATCAACAGTGCAGCCACACCACCAGCAGCCGCAGCTACGTTTGTAGTCAATGCTACATAACCGAAGAATCCATCACCCATGGCAGATAATGTACTACCTGGGTTGAAACCGAACCAACCGATCCAAAGGATAATGACACCGAGTACAGAGTACACTTGGTTATGACCTGGGATGATGTTAGGTTTACCATCTTTGTTATATTTGCCGATACGCGGCTTCAACAGAATCGTAGCTACCAGCGCGGCAGTCGCACCCGTCAAGTGGACAACCGTCGAACCTGCAAAGTCTTGCATACCAAGCTCAGCCAACCAGCCGCCGCCCCATACCCAGTGAGCAACAACCGGATACATGATAATGGTATACAGCGTACCGAAAACGATATATACACTCATCTTTGCGCGTTCTGCCATACCACCGCAGGCAATAGCCAGGGATACCGCTGCAAATGCAAGGTGGAATACAAATTTAATGGTTAACGGAACATCAGAGAAGGCCAGTGATTCGAACGAAGCAGCCATTGCATCCCCACTCAGGAAAAATCCGGTTGTTCCGAAAAAACTGTTACCATTACCGAAACCAAGACCGAAGCCAAGAGCCCAGAAGGCAATAACCGAAATCCCCAATGTCAGGATTGTTTTACCCGCAATGTGTCCTGCGTTTTTCATTCGAGTTGAACCCGCTTCAAGTAAAGCAAATCCCCCTTGCATCAGGAAAACCAGCACAACAGCCAGAAACGTAAAGGCTGAGTTCAGACCGCTTTGAAGTTCGATGTTAGTCGGCCCCTCCGCAGCTGCAAATGCGCTGACCGGGAAAGCCAATAAAGTAAGCATTATTAACACCGAAACCAACCATTTCTTTCTCATATACCCCACTCCCTCTTATGTTAAGTTTCTTCACATATCGTGAAACTCTTAATGCCATTATAAGCAGAAGACAGGAAAGTTGACAAGAGTATTTTCAGCAAAATTGAAAAATATTTCTGGGAATAAAGTCATACGTCTTTTTCTTGCACTTAAGTACATAATCATGTCCCATGAGTACATAGATATAGAAACGAAGCTTCGCAGCCACCAAAGCATAACGTTTGACTGTATGGTTAAAGATCATGTATCATAACTATTAGTAAGAAAAAAATTGGGCGGGTTATGCAAAGCCGCAACTGGAATCTACAATTCCCTACATTTGAACTTGCAAGCGAGGTGAATATCATTGGGGATATGAAATTGTTTCGGATTGGCGAACTTGCCAAAACTGCAGGTGTGAGCGAACGGACGATTGATTATTACACAAAGCTCGGTCTCATCGCTCCTGAAGAGCGCACAGAAAAAAACTATCGTCTTTATAGTAATGAAACTTTAACCAGGCTGGAACGTATTGTACACATGAAACAAGAGAAGTATAGTCTCGACGAGATTAAGCAATCTCTTGAGAAGTGGAGTCTGGTGAGCACGGAAGAACAAGTTGCCAGCAAACTGACAACATTGGAGCTCCACGTGCAACAGCTTGAGCGAGAGGTGAATGAGCTTAAACCGCTGCTTGGCGAGATGAAACCTGTACAAGCACGTAAGATGATGGCCGGACTACTCACCAAAAGTGCTGGTACGATGGAAGCTTTGAAAATCTTGCTTGAGAACACCATGATGTAGCTTATTATTTAGAAAGCGGAGGAATGAATATGAGTTTTAATAACGGTATGTTCGTTTTGATCATTATCGCCTTTTTGCTCTCCTTATGGGCGCAATTTCGCGTTAAGAGTACATTCAATCGTTGGTCTGATGTTAAAAACCTAAATGGAATGACCGGTTACGATGCTGCCCGTCACATGCTTGATTCCAATGGCCTACACGACGTTCCTATTGAACCCGTACGCGGAGCACTCTCCGATCACTACGATCCAATCAATCGTGTCGTGAGGTTGTCTGAGCCTGTATATTATGAAAATTCAATCTCGGCTGTCTCCGTTGCGTGTCACGAAGTTGGCCATGCGATCCAGCATAAGGAAAGTTATCCGATGTTGGCACTACGTCACCGGATTTTCCCAATCGTCAACTTTGCATCCGGACTTGCACCCTTCTTGCTCATTGCC
Above is a window of Paenibacillus sp. E222 DNA encoding:
- a CDS encoding zinc metallopeptidase — protein: MSFNNGMFVLIIIAFLLSLWAQFRVKSTFNRWSDVKNLNGMTGYDAARHMLDSNGLHDVPIEPVRGALSDHYDPINRVVRLSEPVYYENSISAVSVACHEVGHAIQHKESYPMLALRHRIFPIVNFASGLAPFLLIAGFIFNAMNLVGIGIIFFSVTVAFQLITLPVEFNASNRAREIMVSEGYIRNEEERGVAKVLNAAALTYVAAALISLLELIRYIGIFNSRD
- a CDS encoding DNA polymerase IV, with the protein product MSSDETHNNINVDRYYPAAGRVILHVDMNAFYCSVHEAEEPELYRGKATAVAGSSEVRKGVIVTCSYTARRRGISTGMVVHQALKKCPDLIVIRPDFHLYRRYSKEFMKIAYSYTPLLEATSIDECYLDITGSRQFGTPMEIAESIQTRIREELGMPCSIGIAPNKLLAKMASDLKKPNGISILRMRDVPRILWHRPCNEMFGIGKKTAEKLKKLGIETIGQLAKSDERMLTDVFGINGSWLKNSANGINHSAVQAEREANKSIGHTTTLPADISEPDDVHRVLLNISDQVARRLRKHEMLSQGIQITIRTPDMKTITRSRMMEVPTEDASIIYREACALFAKHWGGGKPVRMLGVTLQTLIPREESAIQLDLFEYEQKPKKENLIRIMDQLRDKFGENAVVTAGMLGDDPSVLLRNHKVRGTSLQKDNLQSLD
- a CDS encoding Mov34/MPN/PAD-1 family protein — translated: MAALHEQQNTFYIPSSVEQEMSKYMFASLPQEACGVVLGEAAAGGIRISRFQPIRNVAPDPLHHFALEDAEWIRCVFNEPQLIGLFHSHPRTTPIPSNEDLRNLPLFAGLLQVYFIGAPDLTADTPSKMLLNGYQIHSNVDSSIGMSPGQSYSLQPARLSVT
- a CDS encoding ammonium transporter; the protein is MRKKWLVSVLIMLTLLAFPVSAFAAAEGPTNIELQSGLNSAFTFLAVVLVFLMQGGFALLEAGSTRMKNAGHIAGKTILTLGISVIAFWALGFGLGFGNGNSFFGTTGFFLSGDAMAASFESLAFSDVPLTIKFVFHLAFAAVSLAIACGGMAERAKMSVYIVFGTLYTIIMYPVVAHWVWGGGWLAELGMQDFAGSTVVHLTGATAALVATILLKPRIGKYNKDGKPNIIPGHNQVYSVLGVIILWIGWFGFNPGSTLSAMGDGFFGYVALTTNVAAAAGGVAALLISWAVLGKSDIPSMLNGVLAALVAITGACAFVEPWAALVIGALAGIITFFTAQFFERKGIDDPIYAFSVHGIAGMWGAISTGLFATPELAENAGVGQAGLFYGGGFHQLGVQLLGLAGAFAFVLIMSFIILGGMKAIMGIRVTEEEETMGLDLSEHGTYGYPEQMKNVETKSNGGTFSS
- a CDS encoding exonuclease domain-containing protein, which translates into the protein MREPARGNTGFWNSLRQGGVPSAIASIMGAPTAQHMAFIRSMMREQRRPEALHTPLNELNAVVFDLETTGFSPQHGDEILSFGAVRINGGVMLENEQFYTLVQSKVSVPEHITELTGITQQMTMDAPSLLEGLHDFMSFVGGSVLVAHASAHDRAFLNAALWRTSKVRLTHRLIDTMMLARWLEPSRPGYGLDELLESKGIPIYGRHHALEDAKMTAQLWSCYLEDMSHKNVETLGDLYTQLSHA
- the cimA gene encoding citramalate synthase, whose protein sequence is MSKAISIFDTTLRDGTQGEGVSLSADDKLKIAKKLDDLGAHYIEGGIPGSNTKDIEFFKRVKELNLNAKVVAFGSTRRKGSIASEDANLKRMLESGAQAATLVGKSWDFHVHTALQTTLEENLSMIYDSIAYLKQNGMEVIFDAEHFFDGFKHNPEYAQAVLTKAHEAGADWLVMCDTNGGTMPHEVYEIVSTLAGRLPQAHLGIHTHNDCELAVANTLSAVQAGARQVQGTMNGYGERCGNANLASIIPNLQLKLGYECVSEDSMRQLTNVARYVSEIANVNMPINQPYVGNAAFAHKGGIHVSAILRDSRTYEHIVPELVGNKQRVLVSELAGQSNIVSKAQELGLEFDPSSANSRQIIEKIKDLEHQGYQFEGADASLELLIREANGDMKELFTFESFKMLVEKVAGKSVVSEAFVKLNVGGTSAYTAAEGNGPVNALDNALRKALVQYFPSLANMHLSDYKVRVLDEKDATAAKVRVLIESKNTENTWNTVGVSENVIEASWEALVHSFRYALLQEKLQDEPGVVNIPAHGLSNH
- a CDS encoding L,D-transpeptidase, with amino-acid sequence MQNTHLRTYVKKHPDNKMAWYLLGKEYLGEGQEAKANYCFQQAGEVYEAFERSKAPADIWVDYQEKLVEMAEQKEKKHRVRKMWLTLLMLLVLAGLPPADAPGFDRDAAEALASALESTDNSMDSESGNKPMEDLALVANSNVFTAGAFGGGAKGEAALAAAWSGSGAKVQTSAVLGMQVAGNWTLWKRNMAVKYIVQTNSSGKLTAQSYDAKQCNCEPPEVSPEIKRLAKAWTAKQETAAALSSAMITYKKQNGSWPKSVAQLAQPFPNNILGETAPGMTRMFPALLAMHQQGRLGKGKNADKGTGEAPDSQQSKNAAFVDTLGGEPFLQDRLEIIVDKSRHKLALISGDTIIRNYEVGLGGERTPEGSFVISDKVVNPNGRSNGEFGSRGMQLSDTNYAIHGTNEPNSIGLDESLGCVRMSTEDVEELFALAPQGTPVRIGKDLLPETPMVPEAKDRYRYTLVLKQNNPNKTYHWLN
- a CDS encoding DUF294 nucleotidyltransferase-like domain-containing protein; the encoded protein is MEPIPYINQSWSYQGIDGAASSQELRQARVILQNELQELLSASLSPIEWYQTVNELHDRVARRAVELCIQGMVEEGLGQPPVPYAFIVFGSSGRQEATLWSDQDNGMIISDAPDEGKEVYFAELGLRMTDMLEELGYAKCEGKVMCSEPLWRKTLESWKEQLKAWGSDLSWEPVRNLIIASDMRFVAGEPELAEEWISAFYEGFRSVPELSDAVLRNTVKHKATLNILGRVVTERFGEHAGGFDVKYGLYIPLVNSARFLALQHGIKETSTLKRIQRLVSLEAVPLTLLDAAQRAFMTALKLRRSTPIVMKQGLQHSGGFLNEKQLKEKQMLYELRDTLGLVRRVHRALQRQLRFAERRRP
- a CDS encoding ferredoxin; amino-acid sequence: MSKYTWVEKDTCIACGACGATAPDIYDYDDEGLAEVIFDGDANQGIKAIPDDLFDDMQDACDGCPTDSIKVADEPFNKEG
- a CDS encoding MerR family transcriptional regulator yields the protein MKLFRIGELAKTAGVSERTIDYYTKLGLIAPEERTEKNYRLYSNETLTRLERIVHMKQEKYSLDEIKQSLEKWSLVSTEEQVASKLTTLELHVQQLEREVNELKPLLGEMKPVQARKMMAGLLTKSAGTMEALKILLENTMM
- a CDS encoding TlpA disulfide reductase family protein, which produces MKRNIYILLGVVLLVGIALAQNADNGIAAVFKQEEPMPTETGPKAGLLAPAFSLKAMDGKTYAVGGAKEKAIFVSFWASWCEPCKQEAPALNTLAAKYKDKLDLYGVNVTTYDKIRDAKAFVDKYKLTFPILLDEDGTAYAKYNGLAFPTNVLIDSRGVVQEIILGILPEKELERKIKELIAD